In the genome of Crassaminicella thermophila, the window AGGGTTGTTTAAGGCAATTCGTGACTTTAGGTCAGACAAGCTATCGTCTTTTAGGGCTTTTGCAGAACTATGCATTACAAGACAAATAATTACTGCAATAAAAACAGCTACAAGGCAAAAACATATACCTTTAAATTCATATATATCTTTAAATAAGCCAATATATGATGAGGAATCAGACAGAACACTGCTTGATGTAATATCTGGCACAAGAATTTCAGATCCTGAAGAACTTATTATATCAAGAGAAGAGCTATCTCATATTGAATCAAAAATAGGAGAAATATTAAGTGATTTAGAATGGACTGTATTGATGTCTTATTTACAAGGAAAATCATATCAAGAGATGTCACTTGAACTTAATAGACATGTAAAGTCTATTGATAATGCATTGCAGCGTGTAAAACGAAAATTAGAAAGATATCTAGAAACAAGAGGAAACTAGAAAAAGGAAAAATATTTCAAATAAAAAACATTGACTTTTATCTAGGTGAGTAGTAGAATAGTAATGGTGAGTGCCCATGTGGCTCAGGTGGTTAGAGCGTCGCCTTGGTAAGGCGGAGATCGGCGGTTCGAATCCGCTCATGGGCTCCATTTTAGTTTTGTATACATAGACACACCCGGATAAGTTTACTTTGAAAAATAAAATATTTGATAAATTATAAGATAGGAGGAGAAAAAATGGCAAAAGCTAAATTTGAGAGAAACAAACCGCATGTTAACATCGGAACAATCGGTCACGTTGACCATGGTAAAACAACATTAACAGCAGCAATTACAGTTACATTAAACAAAAGATATGGAACTGGAGAAGCAGTAGCATTTGATAACATTGATAAAGCTCCAGAAGAAAAAGAAAGAGGAATTACAATTTCAACAGC includes:
- the sigH gene encoding RNA polymerase sporulation sigma factor SigH, with the protein product MNENLDLMVDEDVVEDARNGNTKALEYLIKKYKNFVKAKARSYFLIGADREDIIQEGMIGLFKAIRDFRSDKLSSFRAFAELCITRQIITAIKTATRQKHIPLNSYISLNKPIYDEESDRTLLDVISGTRISDPEELIISREELSHIESKIGEILSDLEWTVLMSYLQGKSYQEMSLELNRHVKSIDNALQRVKRKLERYLETRGN